The Eublepharis macularius isolate TG4126 chromosome 12, MPM_Emac_v1.0, whole genome shotgun sequence genomic sequence CATTGAGGTGAGAGCGTGGTGCGGTCATTAAAGGAGAATGGTGTGATACAGTTGAGTTAAAGGGTTACAGATTTTGCCATGTTGATATAGGAAGAGCCTTGGGGTACCCTGATTATAAAGAGATGCAGTATTTCTGTTACGATGTCTGCTTTAGAGGATGAAGGATGGAATCCAAAATTACTAATGTTTGAAGAAATGAGGTGTCATGTAGGGTCTCatcctttcttttttgcttctgcACACAGAGCAATTGGAATGAGATTGTTGACAGCTTCGATGACATGAACTTGTCTGAGTCTCTTCTGCGAGGAATCTATGCTTATGGTTTCGAGAAGCCTTCTGCAATCCAGCAGCGAGCCATTCTCCCTTGTATCAAGGGTGAGATGATACAAATTCATCGTTGGGTCTTCTGGAGAAAGAGTGAGATGCGGGGAGGGTGTTTTGAACCCAAGGTGGAAGAGCATATGTTTCAAGTTTGAAGGTGTATCAAAAAAAATCAGAGGTCAGGCCCTTAGTCTGTCTTGTCGAGCACTAGTTTTTCTGACTGCTGGCATCTCTCCAGGAGAGAGCCGCAAGAGGTGTTTCTCCCACCCCTGAACAAGGCCCTCTTGCGTGTCAAACATGTTCCTTTGCACCTTGGGGTCCTCCCCGGCTACAGTGGCACTCCATCCCTTCAACTCGCTGTTTTCGTTCCCTGCTTGCTGGGCAAAATGGTGCCTTGGGATGTTGGGTCCCTGGGGTCTTTTGTATCTCTCGGGGATATCGGCAGTCCTTGTTTGTTCCAACAAGGAAGGTCCCTGTAGCTGATGCTTGCAGGAGGTGGGTCAAGTAGTTTCTCTGGTGTTGTCTTGACAGCGTGTGACctgctcttttttcttctcttttgccCAGGTTACGATGTGATTGCTCAAGCCCAGTCTGGAACTGGGAAAACAGCCACGTTTGCTATTTCCATCTTGCAGCAGGTTGAGCTTGACCTGAAGGCCACCCAGGCActtgttctggcccccacgagaGAGCTGGCTCAGCAGGTAAGATCAAAAGGCAGCAGGACTTGGCATTGCTACAGCGACAGAAGGTACAACCACTGAAACATGCCAGTTGTCGACCACGATCCATTCATGCACCACTTGAGTAGCAAGAGTTTCTTGAGAGAGGTCTTGTGTGTGGTTCATACTTTTCAGTGCTGGCTGGTGAATCATGGAGGGCCcccccatagcccagcctgagAGATGCCTTGGGCAGCCTCGCCATCACTTCCATTGCCTCCTTGAGTGCCCAAACCCTGCCTCTAGGGTCCCGTCGATTTGCTTCACTCATGGGACTGGGGCTTTTGGATCTCAGCTTCCCTTTCTCTAGAGCTTGGGAATGATGATGTACTGGGTATGCTCCAGAGACCTCGAGAAACCGTTCATGTTGGGGCTCAGGGAATTAGATCCTGCTGATGGTGTTCCAGCCCCTGCTAACTGGGCAAAGAGGCACCTTTGCAGTGGTGTCCCTCTTTAGATCTAGCAGGGGCACAACAGTCACCCCTATTCATCCCAGTACGGTCTCTTTGCTGATGCTGGTTCATGCGAGGGGAACAAGAGTTCTCTTAACAGGCTTCTGGAAAGTGGTGCTGTTACTCACTCTGGGGACCTTCCAGGCCCTTCTGAGCTACTCTGGGGTGGCAGCAGCTGGGGGAACTCCCTCTGCCAGGTTGTCTCAAGGCCCCTCTTCTGCCTGCTCTAGATCCAGAAGGTGGTGATGGCCTTGGGAGACTACATGGGGGCGTCCTGCCACGCCTGCATAGGTGGGACGAACGTCCGTGCCGAGGTTCAGAAACTGCAAATGGAAGCCCCCCACATCATCGTTGGAACCCCAGGCAGGGTGTTTGACATGCTGAACAGGAGGTACCTGTGTAAGTATTTCAAGGGCTGGTGTTCAGAGCAGCGCTCCGTGTTTGTGCTCATGATGCGATGCTTGGGCTCGTTGATCTGCTATCGGCACGTCTGATTTTTGAGCTAGCTTGTCTGGCTCCTGGGAGGAAGGTTGGGTTAGGCTTCAGTATCTCCGTGCGTTGCAAAGTATTTGATAACTCAGCTGAAGTAAATTATGGGAAGTACTTTTGGTGCGTGTTTGAACTGGCAACACCCTGATAGCCCAGCTTAGCCTGAGTTGGTCAGAGCTTGGAAGATCAGCAGCGTAGGCCACGGTTAGTATTTTAGTGGGAGATTGAAGAGGTGAGTGAAGAAGACTGGGGCTGCTAGGCCTGGCAtggcatggcaaaccacctctgcttgtctcttgcctggaatgccccGTGGATAGGATTGCCACGTGTTGTCTTCAACTCAGTGGCACATTCTTCTTTGTGGCATTTGACTTTTTCTTAACGCTTCTCTCTGCTGTTCTGTGATGATCAACCCCATGCGTGTCATCTGACCCCACAAACCCCTGTTTTCTTCCCAGCCAGCGTTCTGCTGTACTGGGGAAGGATTGCAGGGTATTGGGAACAATGATCACAGCTGAGAATGTTCCTGAGAACAGCGGGTGGCCTGCGGTGCCCCTGCCCCGCTGAAGCTCCTTCTGCTGACAGCTTCCTCTAATTTTCCTTGTCTTTGCAGCCCCCAAGTTCATTAAGATGTTTGTGTTGGACGAGGCAGACGAGATGCTGAGCCGGGGGTTCAAGGACCAGATCTATGACATATTCCAGAAACTGAGTGGGAACACACAGGTATGGGGTGCAGCTCGAGCATTGGCAACGGGTTGAGGTGGGCCGCTTGAGGTTGATCTGAAGCAGGAATAATGCAACGGTCTCTTCTTTATCCCCAGGTGGTGCTGCTGTCTGCCACCATGCCCATGGACGTCCTGGAAGTGACCAAGAAGTTCATGAGGGACCCAATCCGAATCCTGGTGAAAAAAGAGGAGCTGACCTTGGAGGGGATTAGGCAGTTCTACATAAACGTGGAGAGGGAGGTGAGCGCCTTCGTATctctgatagatcaagatgggtagctgtgtgagtctgtctgcagcagcagaaaagggaAGAGTCCAGTAATACCTGGAAGACATCATAAAATCTGTGGCAGGGTCGGAGcttctgtgagccacagctcactgccGTGCAGATTTCTGGTGAGGCTGCAGCAACAGCTGCACCAAAGCTTGGGCTCTTTCTCAGTAGTGGTCTTTAGGACTAGCTTTGTAAGCAGAAGATACACATAAAAGAGGCAGTTGCCTTATAAGTTGAGAAGAGCAAGCCCGCTTGCTGCAAGCGCTTAAGTGCATGTCTATTTGTTGGGATGGCAGAAGTGAATCTCAGACCAGAATccttggtttttttccctctaAGCTATAATTCCAAGGTGGCCTGGAAAGGCCTGTATCAAAAGGTTtgaaatcccccccccgccccaatatcTATCAGCAACAAGCATTCTGTGGGTCCTCAGCAGCCAGAGGGGTCTGTTGAGCTCTATTGCTAGAGAACAGGGAGGTTGGTTGTGTGTCAGTCATGGAGCTCTGGGTGTGTGCCTCTGAAACCACTTTTCACTGCCTTCTTGAATAAGGAGTGGAAGCTGGATACGCTGTGTGACCTTTACGAGACCCTCACCATCACGCAAGCAGTCATCTTCATCAACACCCGGAGGAAGGTGGATTGGCTCACGGAGAAGATGCATGCCCGGGACTTCACTGTCTCGGCTATGGTGGGTGGATGAGTGCTGGCACTGTGGAGGGAGGAGCAGGGTGGCTCTGGAGGTTCCCGTGAAGTCACGTTTGAGGGGAGGAGGTCCGTGGGATTTCAGTTGAGGCCGTGCTGCTGGTTCCGTGCAAGATGGAAGGGGGCAGAGATGGCACAGCACGAGCCAGGTTAACGGGGTTGTGCAAGTGATTGGGTTTTGCTGGCCAAAGGGGAGGGAATTGCAAATCAGTTGCAGGGTGTCTTCTAATTGCCAGCCTTGGCTGGGCATCATCAGAACTTACACGCTGGGAAAAGAGAGAGTCGTGTGGGGTAGCTGGAGTTCTGAAGGGGCCGTGTTGAGAGttgaaggggaaggagggagtcCTGTGTACTCGCCGGCCCTAtgtgagggtgggggggggccACTGGCAGCCCGTGACCACTCCTGTTCTCCCTGCAGCATGGAGACATGGACCAAAAGGAGAGAGATGTGATCATGCGGGAGTTCCGCTCTGGCTCCAGCCGCGTCTTGATCACTACAGACTTGCTGGTAAGTTTGGAATTGGGATAGGACTGCGGGGCTGCGGCTCATGGCCATCACGTGGGTAACTGGGGGTTGGATCACTTCTTGCATACAGGGATGACTGGAACTTCAGGCTCTGTTCTCCAAGGAGATTCCCTCTCTGCCTAGTCAGCTGTGTGCTGTTGGCGGATtgtagctccttggtatatgaatggggggggctgctgttttCACCAGGCAGGGGCCAGTATGGCACCCTGCCATTTAGCAGCAGCTGCCCACAAGCAGTCTCTCACTAGCAGGCCTCTCTTGTGCCTGAAAAGCTTGCGCTACTTGCTCCTGGTGAGCGTTGGAAGGGGGAAAACTGTTGCCAACCGTCTCTTCCCTTTCAGGCTCGTGGAATTGATGTCCAACAGGTATCCCTAGTTATCAACTATGACCTGCCAACCAACCGTGAGAACTACATCCACAGGTAAGCAAGAGGCCCCTGGGGGGTTGGATCACAGtggccttcccctcccacccttgcTTTCTTAGACAGCCCCTTCCAcacttcttcccttccttttccTCTCACCCTAGGATTGGCCGAGGGGGCCGTTTTGGCAGAAAAGGCGTGGCAATTAACATGGTGACAGAAGAAGACAAGCGCACCCTTCGCGACATTGAGACGTTCTACAACACCTCTATCGAGGAGATGCCCCTGAACGTGGCTGACCTCATCTGAGCTGCCTCTTGGGGGTCTGATGTGCCCATTACCCCCATTGGGCCCAGAATCCCCCCTTTTCTATTTTTTGAGTTTTCTTGCCTTTTGAATAAATGTCACTTTTTTGGAGGCAAAATGAAACCTTTTTAGTGTTTTTCCTGGCGCTTTTTCTGTCTCTCTGCCCCTCTTCTTTGTGACTTCATCTTGTAGTTCAGTTGTCCAAGCAGCCCCTAAATCTGGAGCCCAGGTGCCCTTTGAGGTCAGATTGGGAAGTTTGGGGTCTCCTGGCATCCAGTCTTTTCTCCTCTTGGCTGGGTTGCCCCCCATAACGAGAGATTTTGTAGTCTTTGGAATTGACCTTTGCCGGAATTGtggtgctaaaaaaaaaaaagcttgagaATCCAAAACCTACCTCACCAAGAGTCATGGTTTTCTTCTCTCCCTGCCTAAAATCAGTGGTTCAAACAAATTGCCAAGATTGCTTTCTCCATATGAAACTAGACTTTTCCcaccatgctttttttttttttaaaaaaaattgaactttttTCATATGGCAAAAATTAGTGCGTGCAACCTTACTTTTTTGTATAGCTATTATTTATTCAAAAGGAAAGTTACAGTGACCAAAATAAAGGTGATCTTGAGAAACTCATTTGCTTTGGGTGGTTTTGTTAAAaagggtgttgggggtggggggaccttgTAGCAAACCCAGCCTGGATCTTGCCACGCATGGGTTCCCCCAATCCTGCTGGAGCTTGGAGCACCTCGCAGAAAAGCAACCTCGCCCGTAGCCCAGGTTTGTTTCCTGGGTTACAGGCTTCCGTGGTTTTCTAGTTGCCCAGCTTGCAGGGAGCAGGGCCCTTCTCTGCTGGTACAAGTACGAAGGGAGGTGAGAGGTGCCTGCTCACAAAGCGGTGATGGTGGTGTGGAGGGTCACTGAGGGGAGGTAGCAGAAGCTTGGCTGAGCTGGGTGGGAGTCTTCCTTGCTTTGCATTAATCCTGAGAAGGGAAGCCTGGCCTTTGTTGAGTCGCCCAGTGCCCTGGGCTGGGATGTTAGCAGGCTCCCAGAACAAAGGCCGAATGGTGCTGCCCACCAGTGGGTTGCGGCTTGGGGTTCAGTGGCTGTTGGGAGAAAGGCTGCAGGTGACCGTCGGCCTCTTCTCTTCCAGGTCCTCCCTCCTTGAATGGTGTGGGTGCCTGCCAGGGCTGGCCTACTTGGGTTGCTGCAGCATTCTTGCAAAATGCTGGGAGAGCAGGGGATTGGGtaactgggaggaggaggaggaggaggaggggctgggCTTGAGCCCCGCTGGGGACGCAGTGGCACCTGAGGAGGGTGCTGCTGAGCACCGGGCGTGGGCTGGCTTGGATGGAGCTGCTCCATGGAAGCTTCGCCATTTTCCCTAGAACCTTCCCTGAGCCATCAGGGGCTTGATTTAGAAACCCAGACAAGCAGCTTTTTGCAGATCTGCAGAGGCAGGAATCCTTATGGAAACAGTTCTCAGGGCAGAGTTGCTAAGAAAGGTCATTGCTACCCAGAGTGCACAAAGCTGAGCAAGGCAGGCCAAGAGTCTGACTTGGTGTAAGGCTCCTTTTACCGGGGACCATGGCTCATGCTTGGCATGTTGGGAGGTCCTGCATTCAGTTACTGGCGAGTCCAGCTCATTCTCAGGATGGTGCCCTGTGCTGGGATAGGACTTCCTCTGCCAGAGGGCCTGGGGAACTACTGAGAAGGGAGAAGACACTCTTGCCTGGGTggaaggtaggtaaaggtaaaggtagtccccctgtgcaagcaccgagtcgttactgacccatgggggggtggggggacgtcgacgttttcttggcaggctttttatggggttgtttgccattgccttccccattcacctacactttaccctcaggaaactcggtactcattttaccgaccttaaGGATGGATAGCTCAACCTTGAGCCgggtacctgaacccagcttctgccagggtTGAACTTGGACTGCaatactacagcttaccactctgcgccacggggctctttgggTGGAAGGTACATTTGCATGTTCTGAGAAGGCCAAGGCCCACACGGCCACTGAAACTTCAGCAAAAGGTCCcaagttgtgaagataaaaatggaagagggcAGAATAATAAAGCTGACGAGTTCCCAGTGGGCAGAAAAGGACGAAATAGAAAAATGGTGAAAGGCTTTTGGGCCTGAGAGACCAGCGGGACCAGCAGACACGTGTCCAGCTAACATGGGACAAGGAAGGATTGAACAGGCCCTGTTCTCGGCCTGACCGGGATCCCCCTGGCTCTCAGAGCCCTCTTGGAAGGCCCCGTTCTGGCACCTGAGCAGACTCCCTTGAGGCCTCTTGTGAAGAGAGCCGGCTGCTTCGCCTTGTCTTTTTAGGGATGGCCCATTTTGCTCAGTCTAGGGCCCCCTCCCTCTTTAGTCTGACACGGGTGCACCCCCCTCCCTCGCCCTGCCCTGGGAGAGCTCTGCCTCGGCAGTTCTTCCCCATCACGTGAGGCTCAGACCTTCCTGCTGTGGTTGGAGATGAGGAAGGGAAGCTGCTGACTCACCAGCCACTGGTGCTTCCCAGAGACAGACCCGGatctggcgcccccccccccacaactgccgCTGCCTCCCACCTCCAGAAGTAGGAGCCTTTCCTCCACCAGCTGAGGCTCCCTCTGCAAGGCCCGTGCCGGCCAGGGCACTGCATTAAGCAAGGGCAGTGAAGTCTACACCGTTCTTGGCACTAGCCAATATGGGAGCCACTGGCCACCCATTTCTCAGGATTCTTGCCCTGGCCAGCTATTTAAAAGGCTTCAACGCCTGTACTGGCCAGAGACCATCTGCTCCCATCCTCTGTGCTAAGGCAGGCAATGCCTTTTCTCAATTTGCCCTGAAGGATGCCCTGCCGGCCGGCAACAGCAGCGCCAGCCCCTCCTGCGGACAAGACGCCTGCCTGGATCCCGTGGCTACATGTGTTGGGCAACTCAGCACCTCACTGAGTCACCGGCAGACAGGCCAGCAAGTTTCATTTCCTTCCCTATTCAAGAGCTCCTGAGCCCAAGGCAGAGGACAGCAGAGGCTCCCCGGGGGAGAGGCCAGGAAGAGTCAGCCGGGGAGAGATGAGCCTTCCAAGgcttgctgtgtggctgtggctcGGTGGCGGCTGCCTCCTTGCAGGTGGGTCGGATTTCAGGTATTTGTCTCCTTGGGCTTGGCCATGGGTCTactgcagcagcagggagggtggggtggggagcggCACTGGGTTTGATTTCTATTTTGTGACCCTGAAAGCTGAACTGGACTCCATTCGGCTGAACAGCCATGGGACCTGGTTGCAACTTAGTGCTGGGCAATGGAAGGGGCCTCTAAGCGTGCGCAGGCTGCCTTTCCCTCACCGCTCAGGGACCTCAGCTCATTTCCAGGCAGACCAAGGAGGCATCCCAGAATCTCTCTTGCCCACTGGGGCCATGCTAAGAGGATACTCTACGTGGCCATCCCAAAAAGGAGGTGGTTGTGGCATCTGGCTGGCTCTCATATTTCTTACAGCCCAAGCTCCAGGCAGTTATGAGCCGTTCCAGTGCCGCAGGGTCCTTGTGGTTTGCTCTTACAGACATGCATGGCTTCCTCGCTCTTGCAGCTCTGCTAGGCCCCATTTCGTAAGAGCCAGTGGTAAGGGACAGTGGAAGCAGCAATGCGTTTGCCGATTCATGAGCAGGCCGTTCATTCAGATCTCCCCCTATGGGCTTTGCCCCTTCACTGGCAAGGGGCCATGGCTGCTGGTGGGTTCCCAAGTCTGCTGACCACCTCTCCGTTGGTCTCCTTCCAGTCTGGGCTGGTGCTCGAGATGAGGCGGCATCGCAGCTGCTCACCCAGAGGAGACCAGGgctccctgctgccctgctgtGCTCTGGCACCGAAGCATCAGGCCCAAGTTGCCCCCACAAGAGGAAATCAGCCACGCTGGTGCCTTCATTTACCAAGACCACAACACCCCCCACCACCGTCCACATGAAGACCACATCCCATCCCACAACGCATGCAAGCAATCACACTACAAGGAGTCCAACCAATCACACCACAGTTCCAGCCAACcacacaaccccccaccccaccaatcACACCACCCCATTTCACACCGCAGCGCCAATCAATCACACAACCATGAATTATaccacatccccccaccccactaatCACACCACCCCTCCTGCCAACCACACCACGACCCCATGGCCCACAGACACACCCTTTGTGGCCGTGGGCAATTACACAGTCAAGAACGGATCCACCGCCTGCCTACGGCTGGAAGCAGGCCTCCAGGTCCAAGTACAGTACACCAGCAAAGCCAAGCAAAAGGTAAGCATGGAGGCGGCAGGGGCTGCAGGCTGGCCTAGCAGCAGGAGGCTGGCACGCTGGAGCTGTTCGGGGCTCAGGAGGGGGTCCAGATCAGCGGATCGAGGCACGGAGACTTCTCTGGGAGTGGTGGCATCTAGGGGCTCGAGCAAGGAATGCTGGGCGCCGGGGTGTTCCTTCCCTGGTCCAGCAGACGTGGGCTCTGAGGCTGGGGTGTTGTGGGCTAAAGCAGAGAGGCCCACAGCAAGAACTGAGTTTTGTGTTGGAAATGGGGCTGAGTGTCGGTTGAAGTGGTGCACAGCGTGGTGGTCTCCGGGGAAGCTTTGACCTTCTCTCTTCCAGCTCTGGGGGGCATTTGCTGTGCAGCCTATCCGCACCAACGCATCAGGGGATTGCTCCAGTGAAGTCGCCACCCTCAAGCTGCAATTTCCAGAGGGCTTCCTCATCTTCATCTTCAAAAAGGTACCCAGGGGAGATGGGCAAGGGATCAAGTCACGGAGCTCATGGGGTGTCTGGAGGAGAGGAAGCCtccagaaaagggcaactagaatgatggaagggatggaacacttcccctatgaagaaaggttaaagctcttggggctctttagcttggagaaaccacgactgaggggggacatgatagaggtttacaagattatgcacaggatagagaaggtagagagagaagtatttttctccctttctcacaatacaagcactcgtgggcactcaatgaaattgctgagcagtcgggtcagaacagataaaaggaagtccttcttcacccaaagggtgattaacacatggaattcactgcctcaggaggtggtggcagcttcaagcacagacagcttcaagaggggattggattaACAtagggagcagaggtccatcagtggctgttagccacaaggtatagatggaactctctatctagggcagtgatgctctgtattcctggtgtttgggggggggcaaccagtgggagggcttctagtgtcccttccccactggcagacctcctgaggacacctgggttttttggccactgtgtgacgcaGAGTGTTGGGCTGGATGAGCCACTGGCCCGATCCCACGTGGCTTCTCTTATGTACTTAAGCCGAGGACATGCTTCACTGCCCCCAGGTTGTCAGTGGCTGCGCCTGGTCAGGGCACCAGGCTTAACCTCCAGCCGTGCTTCTGCTCATGGCTCCTCGGGAAGGGCACCAAGAGCACAGGCTGCTGCCTTCCTTGCCCTCAGCACTGCCTCCCATCAGCTGCTTATGTTGATGTGCTCACAAGAACTCAAGGTATATTGCGAAACATAAAAGCCAGCAAGCACAACATGGAGGTGTCATGCAGCAGTCATGTAGACCTTTTACAGCCATGGAAGGTAACGGCCATCTCAGCGCCTTGTGGCAGTAAGTTCAGCAAGCTAAGGGTGCTTCCAGCTAGTCGACCTCGATTCTTCCGCCAGTCGCTTCACTGGGAGGCCCTGGTGTCCAAGAGGGTGGGTGAGCTCTCTCCTTCTTGACCCCGAGCATGTAATGGATTCCCAATCTCAGAGAAATCTGTTTTCACTGTTGACAAAGTGTGTTCCCGGCTGACCCATCCAGGCACAGAGAGCTGGAATGCATTCTGCCAGTGACTCAGCAAATTATACGAAATGAGGGGGATGACACAAAGGAATTTGACTGGCAAAGCAACAACAATACTTCTTGGTGCAGAATTTGGGGACTATACATACTGACTCAGTGCCGAGGAACAGCCTGAAATGTCTGCGGTCACGGAGTGGGTTCAGGCCGGGATTCTGAGGCGGCAGGTCCCAGCTGAGATCGTCAGCCCAACTGGCTACACGGCCTCACTCAACAACCCTTTTTCTGCATCTGAACTGACCCAGATCTAATACACACCCCCTCAATCAAGCTCCTGAGGCCACTGGGCCACAAGCCAGAACAAAAGCGATTCTAGCTTGAAGGTGACTCAGGCAAGCCAGCCCAGGAGCACAGGAAGTTCagctggcagggagggagggagggagggagggaggccttGCTGACTCACCAGCTGAAGGGCCTTGGAGAACTGGCTAGATCTGAAGACGGGCTTGGCAGGAGGCCTCAGCTACGGCCAGGTGTTTCGCTGGGCACACGGCTAGAGCAACACCGCTGAGCACAGGCAGCAGCTCACTTCTGCCAAGCCACCTCCGGCAATTCCGGCCAGACCAGCTCCATTCCTCCCGAGCTCCAGCTCTGCATGGGGACCAGTACCGCCCAAGCAGGCAGCTGTTTCCTTGCCAGGCTTCTTCACTCCATAAATGTATTCAGTTGCTTAAAATCCAAACTCATcctggctccctcctcctcctgaacAGGCCTGGCtgcatttcctccagggagccCGAGGAGGCCACCACATGAATGATGCTCTTTCATTGCTCCCAGGGGAGCAGCGATGCTCAGCGCCAGGATTTTGCTCTCTTCTGCAGGGCAGTTCATAAAACCAATTGATTACTGGCATGCAATGCTACCTGTTCCACAAAAGAAAACCCAGATTTCTTTTCTGCAGAATCAAACCACAAGGACATCCTACCTGAATAGAGTCCAGGCCAATCTGACATACCAGTTCCGACAGGCCACAGGTAAGGCAGTTTGAGGGAGGGCTACGTTGAAGGTGCCCAGCCTTTTGTTGTAAATGAGAACCCCGTGGGATGGGAAAAGCTCAGGGGAATGCCTGGCACGAGAGGTATACTTTTCTGTCACCAGGCTGAGCTGAAGGAACAGGAACTGTAGCAGAATGGAACAGTGCAAGGGGGGGGACCTTTCGGGttaggatttttatttatttattttattcgattttatattccgccctccccgcatcagcaggctgcAGCCACTGTGATGATGGCCCCAGGCCTCAGCCTGTCCATGCTGCATTGTCTCCAGCCTTTATGTTCCACAATACCCCGGACTTGcagcttcacagaatcacaggacTGGAAGGGACTTCTGGGGTCATCTAGCCCCAcccgtttggcctcgaccagggccagggccttttcggccctggccccgacctggtggaactctctgtctgaggactctcgggcccgccaggatcttgtaccatttcggcgggcctgcaagacggagatgtccCACCGGGCTTACTGCTGAGGCCAGCGCCAGGAgggccatcattgagcctccccccccccccccgtattcgagtccagctcgtgtgtctgtctgtctcctctttgtatgctgggggcaggaatgtgtagccaactataccaggtttttgtatatatacaattttaattgctggattttattgtagAACTTGCtgtgcaattgtattttatgaatgttgtaccccgtcttgagcccgcttgtggggagggcgggttaaacaccgaataaactaaactaaaccccctgcacaatgcaggaaattcacgacTATCACTTGTCACTCGTGTGGCACTTGTCTTCCTTAACTGGGTCACTTGTCTTCAGTTTTGGGAATCCAGAGCTAAATGTTTACTCATTGACTGTtttatgctgtcaagttgcaggctctcccccctccccccccaattcTGTAATCTGCCCTCAGGCCCAATGACAAAGGCGGTTGATAAACGGATAAAGCTCCATGGCCAGAGAAAAGCCTGGATATTGAGGGTGGAGGGGTAGAGGAGGCAGGTGTACCAGCGTGAGACTTGGGGATGGGTTTGAGGAAAGGAGGCTGATTGAAGTGGACACGGGGGTTGGTTGGAGCGGCCAGGATGAAAGGAAGCCTCTCTCTGGGCTGGCCACCATAGTCAAGGGAGCCGTCCTTGCCAGAGGCGACTGACAGGGCCCTAGAATAACGCACCCTCGGGACAGACTGTCAGCCAGAACAGGCGGCCCCTCagactcctgcctttctcctctcaGAGACGTCCTTTGGAGCAGATTCTTCCTCCCTCAGAGAGTTTGAGGCCTCCCTCGGACACAGCTACCAGTGCCAGAACCGCACTTTGGCCCTCTCCAGCAATTTTCACCTTCAGGTCCTGAATGAACGGGTCCAGGCCTTTGAGCTGCAAGGTGGAGAATTTGGGGAAGgtaagcccccaccccacccccaccgctGCCACGTCGCATCGTTTTTGAGAGGCCATACGGAACTCACCAAGCGGCAGGTTTTTCTCCGATGTTCAGTCTCTTGCATCGATGCATACTGATCGCTCATCCCATCTTCCAGAATGTTCACAGCCTACTTAAGTTTTATGTCACCGCCAAACTTGGAGAGTATCTTCTGCCCTCTGAGTTGGCACCCGTCCCAGCTTCGCAAGTGCCCCTCCCAGAGAGAGGTCCGGTGTCCTTTACGCCCAACCCAACCCAAGGGGTTTATCTCAATGCTTAACCGTGACCTCTGACCCTGCCAGGGTCTCagttcctgctcccagcctgatccttcactctgccacagaagcctcCCTTGGGCTGACCTCTGCCCCGCCCCTCCCGGAGCAGTCAGTTGCTCCCCTGCCGCTCTTTCCCTTCACGTGCCAAGCCTGGGCCAGAGGGAAGCGTC encodes the following:
- the CD68 gene encoding macrosialin isoform X2, whose translation is MSLPRLAVWLWLGGGCLLAVWAGARDEAASQLLTQRRPGLPAALLCSGTEASGPSCPHKRKSATLVPSFTKTTTPPTTVHMKTTSHPTTHASNHTTRSPTNHTTVPANHTTPHPTNHTTPFHTAAPINHTTMNYTTSPHPTNHTTPPANHTTTPWPTDTPFVAVGNYTVKNGSTACLRLEAGLQVQVQYTSKAKQKLWGAFAVQPIRTNASGDCSSEVATLKLQFPEGFLIFIFKKNQTTRTSYLNRVQANLTYQFRQATGCSHCDDGPRPQPVHAALSPAFMFHNTPDLQLHRITGLEGTSGVI
- the CD68 gene encoding macrosialin isoform X1, with the translated sequence MSLPRLAVWLWLGGGCLLAVWAGARDEAASQLLTQRRPGLPAALLCSGTEASGPSCPHKRKSATLVPSFTKTTTPPTTVHMKTTSHPTTHASNHTTRSPTNHTTVPANHTTPHPTNHTTPFHTAAPINHTTMNYTTSPHPTNHTTPPANHTTTPWPTDTPFVAVGNYTVKNGSTACLRLEAGLQVQVQYTSKAKQKLWGAFAVQPIRTNASGDCSSEVATLKLQFPEGFLIFIFKKNQTTRTSYLNRVQANLTYQFRQATETSFGADSSSLREFEASLGHSYQCQNRTLALSSNFHLQVLNERVQAFELQGGEFGEAEVCSPKRRSNVLLITVGVVLVILIVIVLVAFAVGRRRSHVGYQSL
- the EIF4A1 gene encoding eukaryotic initiation factor 4A-I; protein product: MSASQESRSRDNGPEGMDPDGVIESNWNEIVDSFDDMNLSESLLRGIYAYGFEKPSAIQQRAILPCIKGYDVIAQAQSGTGKTATFAISILQQVELDLKATQALVLAPTRELAQQIQKVVMALGDYMGASCHACIGGTNVRAEVQKLQMEAPHIIVGTPGRVFDMLNRRYLSPKFIKMFVLDEADEMLSRGFKDQIYDIFQKLSGNTQVVLLSATMPMDVLEVTKKFMRDPIRILVKKEELTLEGIRQFYINVEREEWKLDTLCDLYETLTITQAVIFINTRRKVDWLTEKMHARDFTVSAMHGDMDQKERDVIMREFRSGSSRVLITTDLLARGIDVQQVSLVINYDLPTNRENYIHRIGRGGRFGRKGVAINMVTEEDKRTLRDIETFYNTSIEEMPLNVADLI